The Trichoderma atroviride chromosome 5, complete sequence genome contains a region encoding:
- a CDS encoding mitochondrial 54S ribosomal protein uL24m (BUSCO:EOG092D467U), whose protein sequence is MQKLAKRAAQAQRQASRRARLQMEQENVDTKLRSRLALRSAVEEVRQNLKDARKARKEDWELGPLAPKRDLGFNDYGAFKENVRQDWSNYGLHQPNPKVIEQRCAWAGGVKQLNLAPGDRVVIQDGPDKGKIDRIKSVQPQSGTVTLEHRHQAVVQGMFGNPSRPQPMPISIASVRLVYPMTNPDTGVTRDTVINQLKAVPPNMQSPNMSLDRWQYGKKWDRVVPGLNVVIPWPEVEVPEFETMAADTVREQVEDRSFYYGLLSPPMPEQVVDELRNKFSRFRTRHEAWYIEKKEMEEALKKGRQETIKAMQTPLDEFHEKNRQVRAEQGEPELSEEMLTKIGEFMAKKKSAALENAGVTEVSAAPVPPKDDTNAPSPTAQ, encoded by the exons ATGCAGAAACTTGCGAAGCGAGCGGCCCAGGCGCAGCGCCAGGCGTCTCGCCGCGCGAGACTCCAGATGGAGCAGGAAAACGTCGACACCAAGCTTCGAAGCCGTCTTGCGCTCCGATCAGCAGTGGAGGAAGTCCGACAAAACCTCAAAGACGCAAGGAAAGCCCGGAAAGAGGATTGGGAGCTGGGGCCTTTGGCGCCCAAGCGAGACCTGGGATTCAACGACTACGGTGCCTTCAAGGAGAATGTGCGACAGGACTGGTCAAATTATGGCCTGCACCAACCGAACCCGAAAGTGATTGAGCAGCGCTGTGCTTGGGCTGGAGGCGTGAAGCAGCTAAACCTTGCGCCCGGTGACAGAGTGGTTATTCAGGATGGTCCGGACAAGGGCAAGATTGATCGCATCAAGTCGGTCCAGCCGCAATCCGGAACCGTTACCTTGGAGCACCGCCATCAG GCTGTTGTTCAAGGCATGTTTGGCAACCCCAGTCGACCACAGCCAATGCCCATCTCTATCGCATCCGTCCGCCTCGTCTACCCGATGACGAACCCCGACACAGGCGTCACCCGCGACACCGTCATAAACCAGCTCAAGGCAGTGCCGCCGAACATGCAGTCCCCCAACATGTCCCTGGACCGCTGGCAGTACGGCAAGAAGTGGGATCGCGTGGTGCCCGGTCTCAACGTTGTGATTCCTTGGCCCGAGGTTGAGGTCCCAGAATTCGAGACCATGGCTGCGGACACTGTTCGCGAGCAAGTTGAAGACAGATCATTCTACTACGGACTTTTGTCACCACCCATGCCGGAGCAGGTTGTGGACGAGCTGAGAAACAAATTCTCAAGATTCAGGACAAGGCACGAGGCGTGGTacattgagaagaaggagatggaagaggctTTGAAGAAGGGCCGACAGGAGACTATCAAGGCCATGCAGACACCATTGGACGAGTTCCACGAGAAGAACCGGCAAGTTCGCGCAGAGCAAGGCGAGCCGGAGCTGTCAGAGGAGATGCTGACCAAGATTGGCGAGTTtatggccaagaagaagtcggcgGCTTTGGAGAATGCTGGCGTGACTGAAGTATCAGCAGCACCGGTACCTCCCAAGGATGATACCAATGCGCCATCACCGACAGCTCAGTAG